The segment CGATGAGGATACGTAAATGTCCTCATTACTCTGCAAATAGTTGGAACGCGATGAACGAAGGAAGCCGTAACGCTGATCTCTATCATCCAGGATTTCCAGAACGCCGCCACCGTAAAATTGGGTATCCTCTTCGGATTTGGCTTCTATAATTTCGTTGATTAATTCCTCTTTCCGAAACCCGGTGTATTCACCCACTCCCAGAGTCAGGGCAAAGTCTTTGAGTTCGGAGAACTCCATTTCTTGGAGCTTGCCAATGTCCAAGCTCTCCATAATTTCTGATACTCCTCATTGTGCCCGGTTCCAAGGTAATCGTTCCACCGTGGTGTTCATCTAACAGCCTAGCGAATTCTCTGTCTCCACTCAAATGTGCGGTATGGTAAAAATGGGTTCGCAATTTGAAGGCTTTCGCCAAAGTAGGATACAAAGAAGAGGTTAAAATGGAATCGGGGCTGATCCTATAGAATAATTTACTGAATTGGTTTCTATCGTTTTCGGTGTGCGGTTGAAAGCCGCAGCTACCGGGTTTCCCCTACCATGCCATTTAATAGGCATAGGAGAACCAAGGCACGAAGACTGAGTTTACTTACAACGCCACTTAATCTGGTGTAACACCCCAACTGAATGCATAAGAAATTACCGTCGAGATACACAACGGAGCGAAATGCAGGATAGGGGTATTGATGGAGTAGGTGCAATGTTGCCCGCGGGAATGTTTCTTGTATGGTTGTTTCACAAGGTGTGTTAGAAGATGTTTTCGATCTAAAGGTAGCACGTCTATATTTTCCACGTTGTGATAGCACCCACAACATAAATGTTGAGGCTTCGGTTTCATAGCAACTGCGGTTTTCTCAAAGAGATAACCGGCTTATTATCGCTCCACCAGTAGGCAATTCCCCTATATCCTGAAAGAATTATGGATATAGGGCATATCGTGCGGAAACTTTCACGGCTATCCCTGCCTACAAAATATGGAAAGGGGTAGCAGTTAGCCTGCGTGACGACTTTCACCTCGTCTCCGAAACTTATGGGCTGCTACCGAATATATGTTTTTAGCAAGGTATCACTTGCAACTTATTTATACCACCTCTGACAGTGGCAGACAACACCTGCACAAGCGTGCAGGGTCAGAGCATTGTCCAGCAAACTACATATATGATACCACAATTTAGACCAAATGTCAAATGTTTTTTGACACGAACCGTTAGCCCGTCTACATCCACAACCTAAAGGATGGGGTTTTGGCGGGAAGATTGATAAAGAATAGATCGAAACCAGTGTTGCACATAATACCTTACAACCAGTAACGCATTTCCCCTCAAAGCGCGCTTTTTTTACCAATTTGCGTTGTTTCGTTGGGGGAAATCTGTGAATTAAGGCGCGCACACGCTAGGAAGTTAAGAACCTTAATTGTTAATTATACCCAATTGATTATAAAAGGTCAAGTTTTTTTCAAAAAAATTGGTTATTTCTAAATCGTGAGGTATAGGCGCGGTTTTGAACCGCGCACTTTACCAACTTAATTTTCGGCGTTTTGGGTGTTTTCGCCCTCACCCTTCAACTTCGTAAGGCTACGTCGAACGTTCTGGTTATATTGGTTCTTTTCCAAATAACCTTCCCAAAGGGCTATGGCGTCATCATTAAAGCCTTGTGAGACGTAGTAATTTCCAAGGGCTAACACTGGAATATCAGAGCGTGAGTTTTTCTCAATCGACGCTTTAAATTCAGCAATAGCGGTTTCTCCATCACCCTTGAGGAGCGCGAGTTCACCTCTGCCGTAAGGAATCAAAGCATGTTCGGGGTATTCCACCGCCAATTCGTCAATCATTTTCTGAGCATCTTCCAGTTTGTTCAGTTGATAGGTTGCCCGGGCGGCGAGAATAGTTGCATAAATCACCTGATTACGAAGTTCTCGCTTTTCTGCATCGTTTTCTGACTTGTTAAGCAACCGTTTCGCTGTTCGAGCAGCGGCTCTATACTTGGCACGGGCTTGTACATAATTCCCGTACTTGTAGGTAAGGTCCCCAAGTGTTTTGGTGCCGATGTATGTATCACCTTTCTCATCAACGAGGTCTTGGAAGATACCAGCGGTTTTCCGGTCCTTCAACCGGTAATGGAGGACTTCAGCAAGGCTTTGTAGGGCATCTGCATTCTGCGGATTTACTGCGACAGCGCGCTCAAGTACCTCTCGTTCCTTCTCTGGTTCACCTAACTTTTTGTGTGCAAGCGACATTAACCAGTAAATCTCTGAATCTCTGCCTCGAGCCATTCCAACGACAGAATTGTAGGTTTCTAACGCTTTCTCATACGATTCGGAGGTGTAATGGTTCCGTCCGGTGTTGATAACCGCTTCAATGACCCCACCATCTCGACTTGCGGCTTTTTTAAGTACCTGTTTCGCACGCTGATGCATCCCGACTTTTCGGTAGCAAATTGAGAGTTTGAGATAGTTATATGGGTCAATCTTCTCTCCCGCGGCTTCTGCGCGTGTAATTGCGTCAAAGTATAACGCACCTGCGTCACGGTAGTGTTCGTCCCCGTAAAAGAAGTTGGCGATCATGAGTTCTGCGTCGTAGTAACTTCCTTGGTCATCGCCTGCGATGCCGCCCTCTCCGCCGAAATTCCGCATCACTTCTCCAGCACTAACTCCGAATCCTGAATCTGCGATTTGGACATCCGGATTACCCATTGCACGACTTCTCTCAACGCCCCCTCGCGGCCGATCACGTTCACGTCTGGCTTCAAACTGTGCCAACGCTCTTCCCTGCTGCGTTGCGAGTGGGTCATCCGGTTCTGGAATGGTAGCGTTGAGTTCTCTCAGGGTCTGTTTTGCCTGTTCAACGGTTTCTTCAGCACCTTCAACCTTTCCATATCTCTTAACGAGCAATTGATTCGTGCGTTTCGCTTCCTCTTCATCTTTGAGGAATTGTTGCTGGATTCGTCCTTTATTCGCGATGGCTATCGCTGCGCGCTCACTCTTCGGATTACGGTTCGCGAAACTGTCGAAAGCCTCTGCTGCTTGTTCATAGTTTTTCGCTTCCTCGTAACTTTTCGCTAACATCAGATGCGCGTTTTGACTCAGTTCCAGCTGCGGAAAGTTGTTAACAATCGCGTCAAATTGGGTTTGTGCGGCTTCAAAACCTTTTGCACGGAAGTAGTGCATACCGAGTTCATAGTATGCTTCGGCTGCCTCGTCGCTTTCCGGTGCAGCCGCTATAACTGCTTCGTAGGCTTTGATACCCTCTGCGGGCTGGTTCATCTGACCAATAGAGAGTTTGCCTATGGCGAGTTGTGCTTGAAGGGCTTCTGGCGTACCGGGTTTGGTATCCACAATACTCTGGTAAGCCTCAATGGCACCATAGTAGTCTTTACTTTCAGCGAGTTTTTCCGCATTGCGCAATCCACCACCGCCGGTCACACAAGCAGTTTGCACTGCTATGAATAAAATGGCTGTAATAAACGCGTAATACTTCATACTCTTAAGACCGAGTTTTTGGAAATCTGCAATCTGTCGTAGGAATTTCACGGTTCTTCTCCTTTCTGGTGTTGGCTTCGTTCAAGGACGGCTACGAGAATAGACACTCGCGTGTTCTAATAGCACGATTTGGACGCACATTCATCAATCAAGGCTAAAACGTCTTGACGCGTGTAACCCTCGTTCTGGATGAGATCGTCGCAATCCACCCTGTTTTTCGCATCGGGTCCCCTGCCTGCTTCAAGAATCGAATTGGTCAGCCAACTGGTGCGTACCCCATTGATACCGGAGGTATAGTTTGTATCGTACTCACCTTTCACCAAACCGACGAGCTGGTCAACCTTGTTGCGCGGATACCCTTCTGGACGCGGATAAGCGAGAGGCTCTGCCTCACCGCCCTTGGGGATGTACCGGATCCCACCTTTGATTTCGATCGTACCTTCGTCGCCCTCAAGAATTACCCATTCTTCAAACCCGACGCGTGTGTTACCAAGGATCGTGATGGTTCCTTCAGCACCGTTATCTAAAGTTACATCGGAATAAGAATTGATTTCAACGAATTTCGGAACGAGGTTTCCGTCGTCGTCCTCAAATTTCATATCGGTCGTTCCGTAGACTTCGGCTGGCAAAGCACCGATCATCCACAAGAATATGTCTTGGAGATGGCTGCCAGAGTCGTTCGGTTGACCACCGCCAGAGAAGCGTGGATCGCCTCGCCATCCGCCTGCACCCCACCGTTGCGCCATGTAGACCTCAAATTTTTGAAGGTTTCCGATGCGTCCTTCAGCAATCGCGCGTCTGGCTGCCATATAGGTATCTTCATAATGTCGTTGATACCCACCGACGAGGTGCAACCCGCTGCCCATCGCAATTCTGGTTATGGTGATCGCATCACCAACGATGTTCGCCATCGGTTTTTCGACGATGACATGGCAACCTGCGCGGAGAGCATATTTCACATGAATATCGTGCAGGGAATGGGGCGAGAAAACACCGACTATATCAAGGTCTTCATGATTGAGCATCTCAATGAATTCGTAATCACCGAGGTAGCGTTTAAAACTGTTTGCTTTATAGTCTTCAACTCTCTCTTGGAGTCCATTCTCTAAAGCATCCAAACTTCCTTCGTGTGTATCCGCTGCGGCGACAACTTCTGCATCAGGACGAGTTGCGAAACCGAGTGTGTTCCCACGTCCCGCACCACCTGGTCCAATCACGCCGACTCTTAAAATATCATTCTTGCTGGTTCTCATGATTATCAGATCTCCGGAATAGGTCAAAAGAAACTATGGGTATCATTATGTCGAATTTGTAAACTCATATACAGGTAGTGTAACAGTTCGAGTTGGTTGCCCCTTCCACACTACTTGTTGTAAGCGATCAACGGTTTTTGGAGAGAAATATTGTTCTCCAGTTTCAATGTTGACTCGGGCAGGTACATTCTCAATTAAGAAAAATTTTCCATTCATCTCAAGGGTGTACGTAACCTTCTGTTCAGTTAGAATTTCATTCTGGATTGCTTCGTTGGGCATTTTTTTTCCTTATTTTGAAATCAACCCATTGTAACGGATCTGGTTCGTACAAAGTAATGATTTTGATCAAAGGTCTTGATGGGTAATTGCACTGAATGTGCAGAGGTCGTTTAGATTTCGTTAATCCAAAAATAAGACAACTTGGACCGTACTTGTCTTCCGGATAATCCTCAAGCATTTCACACGTTTCTATTGCTTCACGGACCTCTCGCATTGTGGTGTGTCGTATGATACTTTGGTTGGTGGCATGTCGCGAAAGTTCAAACTGCCAATTTCTGATTTTGGCACGGATTTCATCAAGCAGACTCATAACACAATTATGATGGTTTCGTCAAAGGTAAGCAAAGTTTACCACAAATTTCAAGGAAAGTCAATTCATTTTTTTTAATCCGAACAATATGCTTAACGACTAAAGACGCGAAAAAGTTTTTTAATCGGATCGTAAAATTGATCGACAACACGCTCCTTAAGCGGGATGATGGCATTGTCAGTAATCGTGATATGTTCTGGACATACCTTCGTACAACATTTAGTGATATTACAGTATCCGATGCCATCCGAATCCTTCAGTTCCTCCAGCCGGTTTTCGGTGTCAATTGGATGCATTTCCAAGGAAGCGGCGTAAACAAAAAATCGGGGTCCGATGAATTCGTCGTGCAGGTCGTGCTCCCTGAGAACGTGACAGACATCTTGGCAGAGGAAGCACTCAATACACTTCCGAAACTCTTGGACATGATCGATGTCTTCCTGTTCCATCCGCCATGTGCCATCTTCGGCATCAGGTGGCCGCGGCGTAAAAGGTTTCATCTTTTCTTTCACTTTAAAGTTCCACGACACATCTGTAACAAGGTCTTTGATGAGTGGGAATGCCCGCATCGGTTCAACTGTGACAGGTTCATCAAGCGGTAAGTCGTTAAGGCGCGTCATACACATCAACTTCGGTTGCCCATTGACTTCGGCGGAGCAGGAGCCACATTTTCCTGCCTTACAGTTCCAGCGAACAGCCATATCGTTTGCCTGTTCAGCTTGGATACGGTGCACAGCGTCTAAGACCACCATGCCTTCAGAAACCTCGGTATCATAATCGACAAATTCCGCGCCATCTGCGTTGCCACGCCAGATTCTAAAAGTTACATTCGCCATTTTTTTAATTTTCCTTGCGGTTCGTTGAGGCGGGTTTGAGATTTCACGTTCTCTTCCGTATATCTGAAGAAATCCGCAGAAACACCCAAGCAAAAACCCCTCCATTACATTACGGGCTACAGCTTTTAATTTTACTCAAGACGGCACCTACAATAACGGTGCAGGCGGATATGAGCAGAACCCTTTAGATAGATGAAACACCTGATTTAACGCCTTACGAACAATTAAAATGCTATCCGATTTCGTCTATGATTTCCTGCAAATCGGCTCGGAGTTCATCAACCGGATACCGCCGGATTTCCATCGTGCCATCGTTTGCCTTCTTGACGATTGTGTTGTATTTCCCCGCACCGGGTTCCTCTTTTTCTGGATAATCGTCTCGTGAATGTGCACCGATACTCGCTCGGCGTTCCAATGCCGCAAGGGCGATCGCCTCGGAGACCGTAAGTAAGCAGTCAAGATCAAGTGCGGTATGCCATCCGGAGTTGTATTCTCGATTGCCGATAGCGTGGACGATCTCGGCTTTTTCGCGTAAGTTCTGAATCTCCTCCAACGCTTGCATAAGACTTTCTTGACTTCGGGCAATCCCTACCAGTTCCTGCATTTTTTCTTGGAGTTGTGCTTGAACGTCGTAGGGACCCATCTTGTCGCCATTGTCATTGTCTGGCGGATTCTCGAACGGTTTTAGTGTGTGCGCGGCGATTGTATCAATTTCCGTTTCATCAACCGGGACTGTCTCATTTTCCATCGCAAACTGCGCTGCGTATTCGCCAGCACGCTTACCGAAAACGAGTAGATCAGATAGTGAGTTACCGCCGAGTCTGTTCGCACCGTGTAAACCTGCAGCGCATTCACCCGCAGCGAAAAGTCCTGGAACCGCTGTCATCTGTGAGTCCGCATCAACCCGAATGCCGCCCATGATATAATGCGTTGTAGGACCGACCTCCATCGGTTCTTGTGTGATGTCAATGTCAGCGAGTTCTTTAAACTGATGGTACATGCTCGGCAGTTTCCTACGGATATGTTCTGGCGCGTTTGGAATTTTCTCCTTTATCCACGCAATATCTAAGAACACACCACCGTGTGGACTCCCACGTCCTTCCTGTACTTCTCGGACGATGCAGCGTGCAACGTGATCGCGCGTAAGGAGTTCCGGTGGGCGACGTGCCTCTCGATCGCCTTGTGTATACAACCAACCCTCTTCAGGATTATCTGCTGTCTGATTCACATAGAGTTCCGGGATGTCGTCAAACATGAAGCGGTTGCCTTCGCTATTTGTCAGGATACCGCCTTCACCACGGACACCTTCTGTGACCAAGATACCTCGAACACTGGGGGGCCATACCATACCAGTCGGATGAAATTGGACGAACTCCATGTCAATCAGTTCTGCACCAGCGTGGTATGCGAGAGAATGCCCATCACCTGTGTATTCCCAACTGTTGCTCGTAATTTTGTATGCCTTTCCGACACCACCCGTTGCCAAAACGACGGCTTTTGCGGTGAAGACTTTGAAGCGTCCTTTTTCGCGTTCATAACCGAAGGCTCCTGATACTCTGTCCCCGGTTTTGAGGAGCGAGATAATTGTATTCTC is part of the Candidatus Poribacteria bacterium genome and harbors:
- a CDS encoding DUF4258 domain-containing protein; its protein translation is MLDEIRAKIRNWQFELSRHATNQSIIRHTTMREVREAIETCEMLEDYPEDKYGPSCLIFGLTKSKRPLHIQCNYPSRPLIKIITLYEPDPLQWVDFKIRKKNAQRSNPE
- a CDS encoding fumarate reductase/succinate dehydrogenase flavoprotein subunit, which encodes MASYETHEYDVLIIGAGGAGLRAAIEAAVGDLKVGLVCKSLLGKAHTVMAEGGVAAALANVDERDSWRVHFADTMRGGQYLSDARMAELHAQESPDRVRELEAWGALFDRTQDGGILQRNFGGHQYPRLAHVGDRTGLEMIRALQDHGIHQGIEVHMENTIISLLKTGDRVSGAFGYEREKGRFKVFTAKAVVLATGGVGKAYKITSNSWEYTGDGHSLAYHAGAELIDMEFVQFHPTGMVWPPSVRGILVTEGVRGEGGILTNSEGNRFMFDDIPELYVNQTADNPEEGWLYTQGDREARRPPELLTRDHVARCIVREVQEGRGSPHGGVFLDIAWIKEKIPNAPEHIRRKLPSMYHQFKELADIDITQEPMEVGPTTHYIMGGIRVDADSQMTAVPGLFAAGECAAGLHGANRLGGNSLSDLLVFGKRAGEYAAQFAMENETVPVDETEIDTIAAHTLKPFENPPDNDNGDKMGPYDVQAQLQEKMQELVGIARSQESLMQALEEIQNLREKAEIVHAIGNREYNSGWHTALDLDCLLTVSEAIALAALERRASIGAHSRDDYPEKEEPGAGKYNTIVKKANDGTMEIRRYPVDELRADLQEIIDEIG
- a CDS encoding Gfo/Idh/MocA family oxidoreductase; translation: MRTSKNDILRVGVIGPGGAGRGNTLGFATRPDAEVVAAADTHEGSLDALENGLQERVEDYKANSFKRYLGDYEFIEMLNHEDLDIVGVFSPHSLHDIHVKYALRAGCHVIVEKPMANIVGDAITITRIAMGSGLHLVGGYQRHYEDTYMAARRAIAEGRIGNLQKFEVYMAQRWGAGGWRGDPRFSGGGQPNDSGSHLQDIFLWMIGALPAEVYGTTDMKFEDDDGNLVPKFVEINSYSDVTLDNGAEGTITILGNTRVGFEEWVILEGDEGTIEIKGGIRYIPKGGEAEPLAYPRPEGYPRNKVDQLVGLVKGEYDTNYTSGINGVRTSWLTNSILEAGRGPDAKNRVDCDDLIQNEGYTRQDVLALIDECASKSCY
- a CDS encoding succinate dehydrogenase/fumarate reductase iron-sulfur subunit, which produces MANVTFRIWRGNADGAEFVDYDTEVSEGMVVLDAVHRIQAEQANDMAVRWNCKAGKCGSCSAEVNGQPKLMCMTRLNDLPLDEPVTVEPMRAFPLIKDLVTDVSWNFKVKEKMKPFTPRPPDAEDGTWRMEQEDIDHVQEFRKCIECFLCQDVCHVLREHDLHDEFIGPRFFVYAASLEMHPIDTENRLEELKDSDGIGYCNITKCCTKVCPEHITITDNAIIPLKERVVDQFYDPIKKLFRVFSR
- a CDS encoding tetratricopeptide repeat protein; this translates as MKFLRQIADFQKLGLKSMKYYAFITAILFIAVQTACVTGGGGLRNAEKLAESKDYYGAIEAYQSIVDTKPGTPEALQAQLAIGKLSIGQMNQPAEGIKAYEAVIAAAPESDEAAEAYYELGMHYFRAKGFEAAQTQFDAIVNNFPQLELSQNAHLMLAKSYEEAKNYEQAAEAFDSFANRNPKSERAAIAIANKGRIQQQFLKDEEEAKRTNQLLVKRYGKVEGAEETVEQAKQTLRELNATIPEPDDPLATQQGRALAQFEARRERDRPRGGVERSRAMGNPDVQIADSGFGVSAGEVMRNFGGEGGIAGDDQGSYYDAELMIANFFYGDEHYRDAGALYFDAITRAEAAGEKIDPYNYLKLSICYRKVGMHQRAKQVLKKAASRDGGVIEAVINTGRNHYTSESYEKALETYNSVVGMARGRDSEIYWLMSLAHKKLGEPEKEREVLERAVAVNPQNADALQSLAEVLHYRLKDRKTAGIFQDLVDEKGDTYIGTKTLGDLTYKYGNYVQARAKYRAAARTAKRLLNKSENDAEKRELRNQVIYATILAARATYQLNKLEDAQKMIDELAVEYPEHALIPYGRGELALLKGDGETAIAEFKASIEKNSRSDIPVLALGNYYVSQGFNDDAIALWEGYLEKNQYNQNVRRSLTKLKGEGENTQNAEN